The Paenibacillus thermoaerophilus genome contains the following window.
GTTTTCTCGAAGGTGTTGAATCTGTATCCGATCGAGAAGCTTGACGAATCGCTGCGCCGGTTCGCGGCCCAACACGGAGTCCGTTACGAGCTCGAGAGCAAATAACGGGGGCCATTCGGAGGAGAGAGAGAGAACATGATCAAAGCGGTATTATTCGATCTGGACGATACGTTGTTATGGGATGAGCGCAGCGTAAAAGAATCGTTGGAAGCGACTTGCCGATACGCGGCGGAATTGACGGGGGTAGACCCGGAACGGCTGGAGGAATCGCTTCGGCGCGAAGCCCGCGCCTTGTACGAAAGCTACGAAACGTTCCCGTTCACGAAAATGATCGGGATCAACCCGTTCGAAGGACTGTGGGGAAATTTCTCGCAGGGCGAGCTGGACGGATTCGTCAAGCTGCGGGAGCTGGCGCCGAAGTATCGGGCGGAATCGTGGACGCGCGCTTTGCTGGCGCTTGGCGTGGACAAGCCCGATCTGGGCTGCGAGCTTGGCGAACGGTTCGCGTCGGAGCGGCGCAACCGGCCGATCGTCTACGAGGAGACATTCGAAGTGCTGGATCGCCTCAAAGGCAATTACTCGCTGCTGCTGCTGACGAACGGTTCTCCCGATCTGCAGCAGGAAAAGCTGGACATGGTTCCCGAACTTATTCCTTACTTCGACCATATCGTTATATCGGGTCAGTTCGGCGAAGGAAAACCTTCCGCCAACTTGTTCAAGCATGCCGTTCGGCTGCTGGGGATCGAGCCTCACGAAGGCGTCATGATCGGGGACAAGCTGACGACCGATATATTGGGTGCAAACGGCATCGGCATGCCTTCCGTCTGGATCAACCGGCATGGCGTCGAGCGTACCGACGAAATTGTGCCCGCCTACGAAATTTCAAGCTTGCGCGAGCTGCCGGAGCTGCTGATTCGAATCGGCTGAACCGGCGCCGTTCGGAACGACGGCGGGATCGTGCCGCTGGATAAAAAAGCCTGCCCCGAATCGGGAGCAGGCTTTTTTATCGGGTTAAGCTTTTTGGAACGTCGGATCTTCATACGGATGGGCGATCCATCCTTCGGTCTCGATGAACAGGCGGACGGCGACGATTTTTTTGCTGTCCATCAGCGTGAAGAAGTGCGGTTTGTTTTCCGGGACGGAGATGACGTCGCCGGCTTGCAGCTCGACATCGAAGTAGCCGACGTCGTCCGTGCCTTTGATGATGAAGATGCCTTCGCCGGCCGTAATGGCGCGGACTTCATCTTCGGTGTGCGTATGCACCTGTTCGAATTTCTTCAGCAGTTCCTCCAGGTTCGGAGTCGCTTCCGACAGGGCGACGATGTCCCAAGTCCGGTAACCGCGGCGGGCGGCGAGATCGCGAATCTCCGCGTCGTACGTGGATAGGATGGTTGCCTTCTCCTCGTCGGACAAGACGAATTTTTCCCGAAGTTCCTCGGGCAGTTTGGAAGCGTCCCAGTGCTCGTAAAGCACTCCTTGTTGATCGAGGAAGCTGCGCACTTCCTCTTCGCCGGTGATCCGTTCGTTGGTGTTGCGGATACGAATTTGGGCCATCTGAATCCCTTCCTTATCATGATTTCAATATCGCTATTATATTGGATTTTACCCCTTGTGTCGACCGATGGCAAGATAAATTATTAAAAACCTACCCGAAAAGTATGATATGATAAATACGGGTTCCGTGAAAAGGCAACACTTGCTTTTCATCAAGTTTCATTTCTGATACACTTAGGGATAAATTTGCTCATCTTCTTATCCTATAGATTATGGCGTTATACCCGACACTGGAGTGTGAAAGGCGTGGCCAAACCTTCTCTTCGAGAACGAATTCGAGATAAAATATTAATTTTGGACGGCGCGATGGGCACGATGATCCAGCAAGCCGACTTGACGGCAAGCGATTTCGGCGGCGAAGCGCTGGAAGGATGCAACGAGATGCTCGTGCTGACGCGTCCCGATCTGATCCGGGGCATTCATGAGGCGTATTTCGAGGCGGGAGCCGATATCGTGGAGACGAACACGTTCGGCGCGACAAGTGTCGTTCTGGCCGAATACGATATTCCGGAGAAGGCCCGCGAGATCAACATCGCAGCGGCGAAGCTGGCGATCGCGGCGGCGGAGAAATATTCGACGCCCGAGCAACCCCGTTACGTGGCCGGCGCGATGGGCCCGACGACCAAGACGTTGTCCGTTACGGGCGGCGTGACGTTCGACGAGCTTGTCGAATCGTATTTCGAGCAGGCGCTGGCGTTGATCGAAGCCGGAGTCGACGCGCTGCTGCTGGAGACGTCCCAGGATACGCTGAACGTCAAAGCGGGCAGCATCGGCATCCGCAAAGCATTCGAAGCAGCCGGCAAAGAGCTGCCGCTGATGATCTCCGGCACGATCGAACCGATGGGGACGACGCTGGCCGGACAAAATATCGAATCGTTTTATATTTCGCTCGAGCATTTGAAGCCGATCTCCATCGGCTTGAACTGCGCGACGGGACCGGAATTTATGAAGGACCATATCCGGACGCTGGCGGGTATCGCCCGTACGGCGGTCAGTTGTTATCCGAACGCCGGTCTGCCCGACGAGAACGGCCAGTACCACGAATCGCCCGAATCGCTGGCGAAAAAACTGGCCGGCTTCGCCGAGCAGGGCTGGCTGAACATCGCGGGCGGCTGCTGCGGCACGACGCCGGCCCATATCCGCGCGATCGCGGAGACGATGAGCCGGTACAAGCCCCGCACGCAGTTCGGCAATCATCTCCCGGCCGTATCCGGCATCGAAACCGTCTATATCGAAGAAGAAAACCGACCGTATATGGTCGGGGAGCGGACGAACGTGCTCGGCTCCCGCAAGTTCAAACGGCTGATCGCCGAGGGAAAATACGAGGAAGCGGCCGAGATCGCGCGCGCTCAGGTGAAGAACGGCGCCCACGTCATCGACGTCTGCCTCCAGGACCCGGACCGCGACGAGGCGGCCGATTTGGAGAAATTCCTGCGGGAAGTCGTCAAAAAGGTAAAAGTGCCGCTCGTCATCGATACGACCGACCCGAAGGCGCTGGAGCTCGCGCTGAAATATTCGCAGGGCAAAGCTATAATTAACTCCATTAATCTTGAAGACGGCGAAGAAAAATTCGAACGCGTCGTGCCGCTGATCCACCGGTACGGAGCGGCGGTTGTCGTGGGCACCATCGACGAGCACGGACAGGCGATCACGGCGAAAGACAAGCTGGAGGTGGCCCGGCGTTCGTACGATCTGCTCGTCAACAAATACGGCGTCGCTCCGGAGGATATTATTTTCGACCCGCTTGTGTTCCCCGTCGGGACAGGGGACGAGCAGTATATCGGCTCGGCGAAGGAAACGATCGAAGGCATCCGCCTGATTAAGGAAGCGATGCCGGCGACGCTGTCCATCCTGGGCGTGTCGAACGTGTCGTTCGGCTTGCCGGACGCAGGCCGCGAGGTGCTGAACGCCGTCTACTTGTATCACTGCACGAAGGCCGGACTGACGTACGCGATCGTCAACACGGAGAAGCTGGAGCGCTATGCGTCCATCCCGGAAGAAGAACGCCGCCTCGCGGAACGGCTGATTTTCGAGACAAGCGAAGAGACGCTGGCCGAATTCGTCGCGTATTTCCGCGTCAAAAAAGTCGACAAAAAAGAAAAAGTATCGAACCTGACGCTTGAGGAGCGCCTCGCCTCTTATGTTGTGGAGGGCACGAAGGAAGGGCTGTTCCCCGATCTGACGGAAGCGCTGAAGAAATATTCGCCGCTGGAGATCATCAACGGCCCGCTCATGAAGGGCATGGAAGAGGTCGGCCGCCTGTTCAACAACAACGAACTGATCGTAGCCGAAGTGCTGCAGAGCGCGGAAGTGATGAAAGCGTCCGTCGCGTTTCTCGAACCGTATATGGAGAAGACGGAATCCGCGGTCAAAGGCAAAATTTTGCTCGCCACCGTCAAGGGTGATGTGCACGACATCGGCAAAAACCTCGTAGAGATCATTTTGTCCAACAACGGCTACCAGGTCGTCAACCTCGGCATCAAGGTTCCGCCGGAGCAGTTGATCGAGGCTTACAGGGCGGAGAAGCCGGATGCGATCGGCTTGTCCGGCCTTCTGGTCAAATCCGCGCAGCAGATGGTCGTCACCGCGCAGGATCTCAAGGCCGCCGGCATCGACGTGCCGATTCTCGTCGGGGGAGCGGCTCTGACGCGCAAATTCACGACAACCCGGATTCTTCCGGAGTACGACGGCCTCGTGCTGTACGCGAAGGACGCGATGGACGGCCTCGATCTGGCGAACAAGCTGTCCGATCCGAAAGAACGCCAGAAGCTGATCGACGATCTGCGCCGCTCCCGGGAGTCGCATGTACAGGATTCCGGCAAAAAATCGGCGTCGAACGTAACGCTGACGCGGGCTGTCCGTTCGTCGGTGGACCGCAATGCGCCCGTATTCGTGCCGCCGGACCTGGAGCGCCACGTCTTGCGAGACTACCCGTTGGATTATATTTACCCGTATGTCAACATGCAAATGCTGTTGGGACACCACCTCGGACTGAAGGGCAAGGTCGACAAGCTGCTGGAGGAGAAAGATCCGAAGGCGGTCGAGCTGAAGACGGTTATCGACGAGTTGTTCCAGGAGGCCAAGCGGGAAGGGCTGATCCGCGCGAACGCGATGTATCGCTTCTTCCCGGCGCAATCCGACGGCAACGACATCCTCGTCTACGATCCGGAGGATCACAGCCGCGTCCTGGAGCGGTTCAGCTTCCCGCGCCAGTCCGTCGAGCCTTACCTGTGTCTGGCGGATTTCCTGAAATCCGTGGACAGCGGCCAGATGGATTATGTCGGATTTCTCGTCGTGACGGCGGGGCAGGGCATTCGCGAGAAGGCCGAGGAATGGCGGGCCAAAGGCGATTACCTGCGCTCCCACGCGCTTCAGGCGTTCGCTCTCGAGATGGCGGAAGGGCTCGCCGAGCGGGTTCACCACATGATGCGGGACGTCTGGGGCTTCCCGGACCCGGCCGATATGACGATGCAGCAGCGCTGGGGCGCCCGTTACCAGGGCATCCGCGTATCGTTCGGCTATCCGGCCTGCCCGAATCTGGAGGATCAGGCGCAACTGTTCCGTCTCATAAACCCGCAGGATATCGGCGTGGAGCTGACCGAAGGCTTTATGATGGAACCCGAAGCCTCCGTCTCCGCGATGGTGTTCGCGCATCCGGAAGCGCGCTATTTTAACGTGGACAAGGCCGAATAACCGGAACAAAGGAGGGGTGGTCGTGGATCTGTTGTTTTTGGGGACGGGGGCGGGCATGCCCTCGAGGGAACGCAATGTATCGGCGATCGCCCTGCGCCTTCACGAGGAGCGGTCGTCGTTCTGGCTGTTCGATTGCGGCGAAGGCACGCAGCATCAGGTGCTGCGCTCCCCGCTTCGCCTGAGCAAGCTCGAATATATTTTTATTACCCATCTGCACGGCGACCACTTGTACGGACTGCCCGGCCTGCTCTCCAGCAGGTCGAATCAAGGCGGCGAGACGCCGGTGACGATATTCGGCCCAAAAGGGCTGAAGGATTATTTGAAAATATCGCTGGAGGTCAGCGAAACGTATCTCCGGTACGACTGGAAGGTGGTCGAGCTGGGGGAAACGGGCGGCACGGTGATCGACGACGGTCAGTTCGAGGTCACCGCGAAGCCGCTCGACCACCGGATCGCCTGCTTCGGCTACCGCGTGCACGAGTACGACCGCCCGGGCACGCTGCTGATCGACAAGCTGAAGGCGGCCGGTGTTCCGCCCGGTCCGGTCTACGGCAGGCTGAAGGCGGGGGAAACGGTCACGCTGGAGGACGGCCGAACGCTGAACGGAGCGGAATTCGTCGGACCGCCGGAGAAGGGCAGAGTCGTCGCGATCCTGGGCGACACGCGACCTTGCCCCGAAGCGGTGGAGCTGGCGTCCGGCGCCGATGTGCTCGTTCACGAGGCGACGTTCGACGCGGAGCTGGCCGAGCTGGCGAAGCAATTTCACCACTCCACCTCCCGGCAGGCGGCCGAGATCGCCCGGAAGGCGGGGGCGAAGCAGCTCGTGCTGACACATATCAGCTCGAGATATCAGGAATCGGGCGCCGAAGTTCTGCTGGAGCAGGCCAGGGAGCTGCTGCCCGGCACGACGGTGGCGGAAGACGGAGCCGTCGTCCCGGTTCGGCGTCGGCCATGATCTTGCGGAAACGGGCGAAAACGCGCGCAATCAGGCAAACCGAATGCAGACGGATGCCGTTTTCCGCCGGATCGTGTATAATCGTGCATAATCGGGAAACGATAGGCACATGATAATGGGGACCAGAGTTGAAAGCGAGGAACGATGGGTGAAATGGATTGAAGTGGAAGCGT
Protein-coding sequences here:
- a CDS encoding HAD family hydrolase, translated to MIKAVLFDLDDTLLWDERSVKESLEATCRYAAELTGVDPERLEESLRREARALYESYETFPFTKMIGINPFEGLWGNFSQGELDGFVKLRELAPKYRAESWTRALLALGVDKPDLGCELGERFASERRNRPIVYEETFEVLDRLKGNYSLLLLTNGSPDLQQEKLDMVPELIPYFDHIVISGQFGEGKPSANLFKHAVRLLGIEPHEGVMIGDKLTTDILGANGIGMPSVWINRHGVERTDEIVPAYEISSLRELPELLIRIG
- a CDS encoding 1,2-dihydroxy-3-keto-5-methylthiopentene dioxygenase, with amino-acid sequence MAQIRIRNTNERITGEEEVRSFLDQQGVLYEHWDASKLPEELREKFVLSDEEKATILSTYDAEIRDLAARRGYRTWDIVALSEATPNLEELLKKFEQVHTHTEDEVRAITAGEGIFIIKGTDDVGYFDVELQAGDVISVPENKPHFFTLMDSKKIVAVRLFIETEGWIAHPYEDPTFQKA
- the metH gene encoding methionine synthase; translation: MAKPSLRERIRDKILILDGAMGTMIQQADLTASDFGGEALEGCNEMLVLTRPDLIRGIHEAYFEAGADIVETNTFGATSVVLAEYDIPEKAREINIAAAKLAIAAAEKYSTPEQPRYVAGAMGPTTKTLSVTGGVTFDELVESYFEQALALIEAGVDALLLETSQDTLNVKAGSIGIRKAFEAAGKELPLMISGTIEPMGTTLAGQNIESFYISLEHLKPISIGLNCATGPEFMKDHIRTLAGIARTAVSCYPNAGLPDENGQYHESPESLAKKLAGFAEQGWLNIAGGCCGTTPAHIRAIAETMSRYKPRTQFGNHLPAVSGIETVYIEEENRPYMVGERTNVLGSRKFKRLIAEGKYEEAAEIARAQVKNGAHVIDVCLQDPDRDEAADLEKFLREVVKKVKVPLVIDTTDPKALELALKYSQGKAIINSINLEDGEEKFERVVPLIHRYGAAVVVGTIDEHGQAITAKDKLEVARRSYDLLVNKYGVAPEDIIFDPLVFPVGTGDEQYIGSAKETIEGIRLIKEAMPATLSILGVSNVSFGLPDAGREVLNAVYLYHCTKAGLTYAIVNTEKLERYASIPEEERRLAERLIFETSEETLAEFVAYFRVKKVDKKEKVSNLTLEERLASYVVEGTKEGLFPDLTEALKKYSPLEIINGPLMKGMEEVGRLFNNNELIVAEVLQSAEVMKASVAFLEPYMEKTESAVKGKILLATVKGDVHDIGKNLVEIILSNNGYQVVNLGIKVPPEQLIEAYRAEKPDAIGLSGLLVKSAQQMVVTAQDLKAAGIDVPILVGGAALTRKFTTTRILPEYDGLVLYAKDAMDGLDLANKLSDPKERQKLIDDLRRSRESHVQDSGKKSASNVTLTRAVRSSVDRNAPVFVPPDLERHVLRDYPLDYIYPYVNMQMLLGHHLGLKGKVDKLLEEKDPKAVELKTVIDELFQEAKREGLIRANAMYRFFPAQSDGNDILVYDPEDHSRVLERFSFPRQSVEPYLCLADFLKSVDSGQMDYVGFLVVTAGQGIREKAEEWRAKGDYLRSHALQAFALEMAEGLAERVHHMMRDVWGFPDPADMTMQQRWGARYQGIRVSFGYPACPNLEDQAQLFRLINPQDIGVELTEGFMMEPEASVSAMVFAHPEARYFNVDKAE
- the rnz gene encoding ribonuclease Z → MDLLFLGTGAGMPSRERNVSAIALRLHEERSSFWLFDCGEGTQHQVLRSPLRLSKLEYIFITHLHGDHLYGLPGLLSSRSNQGGETPVTIFGPKGLKDYLKISLEVSETYLRYDWKVVELGETGGTVIDDGQFEVTAKPLDHRIACFGYRVHEYDRPGTLLIDKLKAAGVPPGPVYGRLKAGETVTLEDGRTLNGAEFVGPPEKGRVVAILGDTRPCPEAVELASGADVLVHEATFDAELAELAKQFHHSTSRQAAEIARKAGAKQLVLTHISSRYQESGAEVLLEQARELLPGTTVAEDGAVVPVRRRP